A single window of Leeuwenhoekiella sp. MAR_2009_132 DNA harbors:
- the epsC gene encoding serine O-acetyltransferase EpsC, translated as MVNKKEIVNQIRSHKQNANLNFKLKEDAQRFTKELFATLFNFPNNLEEDLDRLERLFEDLVELACWELDKKCSKVWDDYVSELPEILRKLNLDAKAIFTNDPAAETIEEVYLAYPGFYAIAIYRLSHALYKKGFPIVPRLMTEYAHQVTGVDINPGATIGEHFFMDHATGIVIGETAVIKDHVKLYQGVTLGALSVSKELQAVKRHPTIENFVTIYANATILGGETIIGEHSLIGGNVWLTKSVPPYSLVSHKPEILIRELEKK; from the coding sequence ATGGTAAACAAGAAAGAAATTGTAAATCAAATACGGTCGCATAAACAAAACGCCAACCTTAATTTTAAATTAAAGGAAGATGCACAGCGTTTTACAAAAGAATTATTTGCGACGTTATTCAATTTTCCTAATAATCTGGAAGAAGATTTAGATCGTCTGGAGCGATTATTTGAAGACCTTGTAGAACTTGCCTGTTGGGAACTCGATAAAAAATGCAGTAAAGTCTGGGATGATTATGTGAGCGAACTTCCCGAAATACTAAGAAAACTTAACCTTGATGCTAAAGCGATTTTTACTAATGACCCAGCCGCAGAAACTATTGAAGAAGTATACCTTGCTTATCCCGGTTTTTATGCAATAGCAATCTATAGATTGAGTCACGCACTTTATAAAAAAGGCTTTCCTATTGTGCCGCGCTTAATGACAGAATATGCACATCAAGTAACTGGTGTAGATATTAATCCGGGTGCTACTATAGGAGAACATTTTTTTATGGATCATGCAACAGGTATCGTTATTGGCGAAACAGCTGTAATTAAAGATCATGTTAAACTGTATCAAGGGGTAACCTTAGGAGCACTCAGCGTTTCTAAAGAACTGCAAGCAGTAAAACGTCATCCTACCATAGAAAACTTTGTAACCATTTATGCTAATGCAACTATTCTGGGCGGTGAGACCATAATTGGAGAACATAGTTTAATAGGTGGAAACGTCTGGTTGACTAAATCTGTACCTCCATATTCTCTAGTTTCTCATAAACCCGAAATTCTGATTAGAGAACTCGAAAAGAAATAA
- a CDS encoding protein-tyrosine-phosphatase: MNSSLNKYIKDLDISTLSNERRSTLDTVKNNIQSKIERSTPVKLHFICTHNSRRSQLAQIWAQTISVYYGVYLEAFSGGVEVTAFNETAVHSLKKAGFEVVKEGILNPVYTFTFDSDKPSIKAWSKLFDDATNPQTGFAALMTCADADENCPFIPGAEKRLPLRYDDPKISDGTTQEEEVYAARSKQIATEMKYIFSTLNS, from the coding sequence ATGAATAGTTCACTTAATAAATACATAAAGGATCTCGACATTTCTACACTAAGCAATGAACGTAGATCGACTTTAGATACAGTAAAAAATAACATTCAATCAAAAATTGAAAGAAGCACGCCTGTAAAACTTCATTTTATTTGCACCCACAATTCAAGACGTAGTCAACTGGCTCAAATTTGGGCGCAAACTATAAGTGTTTATTATGGCGTTTATTTAGAGGCATTTTCTGGTGGAGTAGAGGTGACAGCATTTAATGAGACGGCCGTTCACTCGTTGAAAAAGGCTGGTTTTGAAGTGGTAAAAGAAGGAATTTTAAATCCAGTATATACCTTTACTTTTGATTCAGATAAGCCATCAATTAAAGCATGGTCAAAGTTATTTGATGATGCTACAAATCCACAAACTGGATTTGCGGCGTTGATGACATGCGCTGACGCAGATGAAAACTGTCCCTTTATTCCGGGTGCAGAAAAACGTTTACCATTGCGATATGATGATCCAAAGATTTCTGATGGTACAACGCAAGAAGAAGAGGTATATGCCGCTAGAAGCAAACAAATTGCTACAGAAATGAAGTACATATTTAGTACTTTAAATAGCTGA
- a CDS encoding DUF1853 family protein: MPELNKLQLQYNGFLNTGQLLFTPIDFPFSNFQLKNFSKTLPINFRMPENIRLGQRMEVFMNAALKNEDYTIHSKNLQIIANKQTLGELDFILEDPIQKKLIHLEMVYKFYFYRPEIAGDWRAKLIGPNAKDQLVYKLDKLVQHQFPILKNINTQLYLKDLNLINRKIDQQVYFKAQIFTPFEFQLEQGDSQIQNCIEGNYFTQEQLSFLSNKEFTFYIPPKNDWVSKPSETEEFLKHRNFYKKISAVLEEQRSCMFWVKDCNTKVCNRHFATWW, from the coding sequence ATGCCTGAATTAAATAAGCTACAACTTCAATACAACGGATTTTTAAATACGGGTCAACTCTTGTTTACTCCGATTGATTTTCCGTTTTCAAATTTTCAATTAAAAAATTTTTCAAAAACACTTCCTATTAATTTTAGAATGCCCGAGAACATACGTTTAGGCCAGCGTATGGAAGTTTTTATGAATGCTGCCTTGAAAAATGAGGATTATACAATACATTCTAAAAATTTACAGATTATTGCAAACAAGCAAACGCTGGGAGAACTTGATTTTATATTAGAAGACCCTATTCAGAAAAAATTGATACATCTAGAAATGGTGTATAAATTTTATTTCTACAGACCAGAAATTGCTGGAGATTGGCGAGCTAAACTTATAGGGCCTAATGCTAAAGATCAATTAGTTTATAAACTTGATAAATTGGTTCAGCATCAGTTCCCTATTTTAAAAAACATCAATACACAGCTCTATTTGAAGGATTTAAACTTAATAAATCGCAAAATAGATCAACAAGTATATTTTAAAGCACAAATATTTACACCATTTGAATTTCAGTTAGAACAAGGTGATTCTCAAATTCAGAACTGCATAGAAGGAAATTATTTCACACAAGAGCAATTAAGCTTTTTATCAAATAAAGAGTTTACTTTTTATATTCCACCTAAAAATGACTGGGTAAGTAAACCTTCTGAAACCGAAGAATTTTTAAAGCACAGAAATTTTTACAAAAAAATAAGCGCTGTTCTAGAAGAACAACGCTCGTGTATGTTTTGGGTAAAAGATTGCAATACTAAAGTCTGTAATAGACATTTTGCAACCTGGTGGTAA
- the cysM gene encoding cysteine synthase CysM: MNYSIERLIGNTPLVESRVLQTNPKVKLLFKLEGQNPGGSVKDRAAFNMITSAMQRGDINKDTKLIEATSGNTGIALAMIASIYGLHLEIVMPENATKERVQTMHAYGTKVILTPKEIGIEGARDFAEAKVKNEGYYMFDQFANPDNWKAHYNTTGPEIYKDTQGKVTHFVSSMGTTGTIMGTSTYLKEQNKNIKIVGVQPTDDSSIPGIRKWPQEYLPKIFDATKVDQVLEVSEADARIMAKRLAEEEGIFSGMSSGGATVAALRLCEQLEEGIVVSIICDRGDRYLSSDLFD; the protein is encoded by the coding sequence ATGAATTATTCAATTGAACGCCTTATTGGCAATACTCCCCTTGTAGAATCTCGTGTTTTACAAACAAATCCTAAGGTTAAATTACTTTTTAAACTTGAAGGTCAGAATCCCGGCGGCAGCGTAAAAGACAGAGCTGCTTTTAATATGATTACGAGCGCAATGCAACGGGGTGACATTAATAAAGACACAAAACTTATAGAGGCTACCAGTGGCAATACCGGCATTGCACTTGCTATGATAGCCTCTATATACGGCTTACATTTAGAAATTGTAATGCCCGAAAATGCCACTAAAGAACGTGTACAAACGATGCATGCCTACGGTACTAAAGTTATTTTAACACCTAAAGAAATAGGTATTGAAGGTGCTCGCGATTTTGCTGAAGCTAAAGTGAAAAACGAAGGCTACTATATGTTCGATCAGTTTGCAAATCCTGATAATTGGAAAGCACATTATAACACCACAGGACCAGAAATTTATAAGGATACCCAGGGTAAAGTAACGCACTTTGTTTCTTCAATGGGAACCACAGGTACTATTATGGGCACTTCGACCTATTTAAAAGAACAAAATAAAAACATTAAAATCGTGGGTGTACAACCTACAGATGACTCCAGCATTCCCGGTATACGTAAATGGCCGCAAGAATATCTTCCTAAGATATTTGATGCCACAAAAGTTGATCAGGTACTAGAAGTAAGTGAAGCAGATGCCCGAATCATGGCAAAACGTCTTGCTGAAGAAGAAGGTATTTTTAGCGGAATGAGCAGCGGCGGCGCAACTGTTGCAGCACTAAGACTTTGCGAGCAGTTAGAAGAAGGTATTGTGGTTTCTATTATTTGTGACCGCGGTGATCGTTATCTTTCTTCAGACTTATTTGATTGA
- a CDS encoding pseudouridine synthase, producing MFDKEYYYLLKIQYLGFRYHGWQKQPDLLTIQRMMQRTLRYVLGRNNFKFIAAGRTDSKVSVNETYVELILKEAPLNLDTFLSEFNENLPQDIKLLGIEKKEQGVNIIQAPKLKEYIYLFSFGSKNHPFCAPFMINVKGSLDIDLMQQGALMMQGEHDYRNYAYKSTPETQTLMHINTSSIEVNTLYSANFFPETSYVFKVVGAGFKRHQVRLMMGSLFDLGSGKMTLDEFKLSLDGSKPFTLTHIAQASGLILQGVKLLE from the coding sequence ATGTTTGATAAAGAATATTACTACCTTCTCAAAATTCAATATCTGGGTTTTAGATACCACGGATGGCAAAAACAACCAGATCTTTTAACCATTCAACGAATGATGCAACGCACGTTACGTTATGTATTAGGTCGCAATAACTTTAAATTCATTGCAGCCGGGCGTACAGATTCTAAAGTTTCAGTAAATGAAACCTATGTCGAGTTAATTTTAAAAGAAGCACCATTAAATCTTGACACATTTCTATCAGAATTTAACGAGAACCTTCCGCAGGATATTAAACTGCTTGGTATCGAAAAAAAGGAACAAGGCGTGAATATCATTCAGGCTCCAAAATTGAAGGAATATATCTACCTATTTTCGTTCGGTTCAAAAAATCATCCATTTTGTGCACCTTTTATGATTAATGTAAAGGGAAGTCTTGATATAGACTTAATGCAGCAAGGTGCTTTAATGATGCAAGGGGAGCACGACTATCGCAATTATGCCTATAAATCTACGCCTGAAACACAAACTCTAATGCATATCAACACTTCATCAATTGAAGTAAATACCTTGTATTCTGCTAATTTTTTTCCGGAGACATCTTATGTATTTAAAGTCGTAGGTGCCGGATTTAAAAGACATCAGGTACGACTCATGATGGGGTCTCTTTTTGATTTAGGTAGTGGTAAAATGACTCTAGATGAATTTAAACTTAGTCTTGACGGGTCAAAACCTTTTACGCTAACGCATATAGCACAGGCATCAGGACTAATTCTACAAGGTGTAAAACTCTTAGAATAA
- a CDS encoding DUF6428 family protein has protein sequence MLLSELKKNASKALKIGFELPNGKLVPSHFHVTEVGLSTKRFIDCGGQKRIKETIVLQLWSANDYNHRLHPEKLVEILTLSERELQLPDLEVEVEYQGETINIYNLGHNGKYFTLTAQLTDCLAKDACGIDERQTTPLIKAASDPCIPGNGCC, from the coding sequence ATGTTATTATCTGAACTTAAAAAAAATGCATCTAAAGCCTTAAAAATAGGTTTTGAATTGCCTAACGGAAAACTTGTGCCCAGTCATTTTCATGTTACCGAAGTAGGATTAAGTACTAAACGTTTTATTGACTGTGGGGGTCAAAAACGAATTAAAGAGACCATTGTATTACAGTTATGGTCTGCTAATGATTACAATCACAGGTTACATCCTGAAAAATTAGTTGAAATATTAACGCTTTCTGAACGCGAATTGCAACTGCCCGATCTTGAGGTGGAAGTTGAGTATCAAGGCGAAACCATAAATATTTATAATCTAGGACATAACGGTAAGTATTTTACATTGACAGCTCAACTAACAGATTGCCTGGCAAAGGATGCCTGTGGTATTGATGAGCGTCAAACCACTCCGCTTATTAAAGCGGCTTCAGACCCTTGTATTCCCGGAAATGGATGTTGTTAG
- a CDS encoding cold-shock protein, with amino-acid sequence MAKSQQTYSKTEREKKRIKKREEKLKRKEERKANAVGGNFEDMIAYVDHNGNLTDTPPDPSLRVEVELEDIQISVPKTTEEDKIAAEEAKFRKGKVSFFDHSKGFGFIIDTENQEKYFVHVSGILDGELNENDKVAYELERGQKGMNAVRVSKI; translated from the coding sequence ATGGCTAAATCACAACAAACTTATAGCAAGACAGAAAGAGAGAAAAAGCGTATTAAAAAACGCGAAGAAAAATTAAAACGTAAAGAAGAGCGTAAAGCAAATGCAGTAGGCGGTAACTTTGAAGATATGATCGCTTATGTTGATCATAATGGAAACTTAACTGATACCCCACCAGATCCTTCATTACGAGTAGAAGTAGAATTAGAAGACATACAAATAAGTGTTCCTAAAACTACTGAAGAAGATAAGATAGCTGCTGAAGAAGCAAAATTTAGAAAAGGTAAAGTATCCTTTTTTGATCATTCTAAAGGTTTCGGATTTATTATTGATACCGAAAATCAAGAAAAATATTTTGTTCACGTAAGTGGTATTCTAGATGGCGAACTTAATGAAAATGACAAAGTTGCTTATGAATTAGAGCGCGGTCAAAAAGGTATGAATGCTGTAAGAGTTAGTAAAATTTAA
- a CDS encoding type 1 glutamine amidotransferase domain-containing protein has translation MKKVAILATNGFEESELKSPLEAMKKEGFEVHIISEEAGTIKAWDTDHWSNDYDVDKTLSEVSAKDYNALVLPGGVINPDKLRRNEDALIFIRDFFKQKKPVAAICHAPQLLISADVVEGRTMTSFSSIKKDLENAGALWVDQEVVVDEALVTSRNPDDLPAFNAKVIEEINEGKHDLQHA, from the coding sequence ATGAAAAAGGTAGCAATTTTAGCAACAAACGGATTTGAAGAAAGTGAATTAAAGTCGCCTCTTGAAGCAATGAAAAAAGAAGGCTTTGAAGTTCATATAATAAGTGAAGAAGCTGGTACCATTAAGGCCTGGGATACAGACCACTGGTCTAATGATTATGACGTAGATAAAACTTTGAGTGAAGTATCAGCAAAAGATTATAATGCACTGGTGTTACCGGGTGGAGTAATTAATCCAGATAAATTGAGAAGAAATGAAGATGCCTTAATTTTTATCAGAGATTTCTTTAAGCAGAAAAAACCGGTTGCAGCAATCTGCCATGCTCCACAACTTTTAATTAGTGCTGATGTGGTAGAGGGGCGTACAATGACCTCCTTTAGTTCTATTAAAAAAGATCTAGAAAATGCAGGTGCACTATGGGTTGACCAGGAAGTGGTGGTAGATGAAGCATTAGTTACAAGTCGTAATCCTGATGATTTACCGGCATTTAATGCAAAAGTAATTGAAGAGATAAACGAAGGTAAGCACGATTTACAACACGCTTAA
- the corA gene encoding magnesium/cobalt transporter CorA — translation MSKRVKLKKPKFPKLPKIRGAHRKIQNDIPGTLTYTGIKDQKHVTIELIDYSPETHRYEVYNDVSKAFNKHVAGEISWINVNGLSQIDQIEILGKHYNLHPLILEDIVDTHQRPKIDEYPDYLFIVFKMLYYNEQGVFMNEHISLVLGENYLITFQEADGDVFDSLRQRIANSKGRVRNAGSDYLMFAIMDAVVDHYFTLIEAMSDRIEDLEDILFSNTAEQDITQDIQELKREVLRIRKAVFPFREVVNRLEKIDSTLIDEKTISYIRDLYDHVTQVTDSIDIYREMTWGLMDMYMTTISNKMNEVMKVLTIMASIFIPLTFMAGIYGMNFEYIPELHLEYGYFYLWGAMILVFLGLLYYFKRKKWL, via the coding sequence ATGTCTAAACGCGTAAAGTTAAAAAAGCCCAAATTTCCTAAACTGCCAAAAATAAGAGGCGCTCACCGGAAAATACAAAATGATATACCGGGAACACTTACTTATACCGGTATTAAAGATCAAAAGCACGTTACTATTGAATTGATTGATTATTCTCCGGAAACACATCGTTATGAGGTTTATAATGATGTTTCCAAGGCATTTAACAAGCACGTCGCAGGAGAAATATCCTGGATTAATGTAAATGGACTGAGTCAGATAGATCAAATAGAAATACTGGGAAAGCATTATAATTTGCACCCATTAATACTTGAAGATATTGTAGATACCCACCAGCGTCCTAAAATTGATGAATATCCCGATTATCTATTTATTGTGTTTAAAATGCTGTATTACAATGAGCAGGGCGTATTTATGAACGAGCATATAAGCCTTGTTCTAGGTGAAAATTACCTAATAACCTTTCAGGAAGCAGATGGTGATGTATTTGACTCCCTGAGGCAACGTATTGCCAACTCAAAAGGTCGCGTGCGTAATGCGGGTTCAGATTATTTGATGTTTGCAATAATGGATGCAGTGGTTGATCATTATTTTACGCTTATAGAAGCGATGAGTGACCGCATAGAAGATCTTGAAGATATTTTATTTTCTAATACCGCAGAGCAAGATATTACGCAGGATATTCAGGAATTAAAGCGCGAAGTACTGCGTATACGTAAAGCCGTGTTTCCATTTAGGGAAGTGGTAAACAGACTTGAAAAAATAGACAGCACCTTAATTGATGAAAAAACAATCAGCTATATACGCGATCTTTATGATCATGTAACTCAAGTGACAGATAGTATAGATATCTACCGCGAGATGACCTGGGGACTTATGGATATGTATATGACTACCATAAGCAATAAAATGAATGAAGTGATGAAAGTACTTACCATAATGGCGAGTATTTTTATTCCGCTAACCTTTATGGCAGGTATTTATGGGATGAATTTTGAATATATACCAGAACTCCATTTAGAGTATGGCTATTTCTATTTGTGGGGCGCGATGATTCTCGTGTTTCTAGGACTTCTTTATTATTTCAAAAGGAAAAAGTGGTTGTAA
- a CDS encoding MFS transporter codes for MAKNDPYAALHYKEFNIFLLVRFAMVFAWSMQFVVIEWEVYSITKNPLSLGIIGLMEVIPAVSLALFAGHIVDQNEKRNLLFKCLLGFSVISIGLFLLTWPQFTASISTNVTLNCIYFLVFLGGVVRAFLGPTIFSLFSLVVPKKVYPNAATWSSSVWQMGAVLGPALGGFAINWLGVHWSMCLIFGFSLFALICLSQIKRKPILNPNIGEPILKSLKEGIQFVRNSKAVLGALSLDMVAVLFGGAVALLPIYAQDVLKVGPEGFGILRAAPAVGALITMFTSAYFPLYKKAGLKLLAAIFGFGVCIIVFGLSTTFWLSVAALFMSGVTDGISMIIRQTILQLRTPDSMRGRVASVNSMFVGSSNELGAFESGLTAKLMGTVTAVVFGGSMTLITVVFTGIISPKFRKLDLRKDLQEHDTQN; via the coding sequence ATGGCTAAAAATGATCCCTACGCGGCATTACACTACAAAGAGTTCAATATTTTTTTACTCGTTCGCTTTGCTATGGTATTTGCCTGGTCTATGCAATTTGTAGTGATCGAGTGGGAAGTATATAGTATTACTAAAAATCCGTTATCTCTAGGTATTATAGGTTTAATGGAAGTTATTCCTGCTGTTTCTTTAGCTTTATTTGCAGGACATATTGTAGATCAAAATGAAAAAAGAAATCTACTTTTTAAATGCCTATTAGGTTTTTCGGTAATAAGTATTGGTCTGTTTTTATTAACCTGGCCACAATTTACAGCTTCGATTTCTACTAATGTAACCTTAAACTGTATCTATTTTTTAGTTTTTTTAGGTGGTGTAGTACGTGCCTTTCTGGGACCCACTATTTTCTCGCTGTTTTCTCTGGTAGTTCCTAAAAAAGTTTACCCTAATGCAGCCACGTGGAGTAGTAGTGTCTGGCAAATGGGGGCTGTTTTGGGCCCTGCTTTGGGAGGTTTTGCGATTAACTGGTTAGGGGTTCACTGGTCTATGTGTTTGATATTTGGTTTTTCTTTATTCGCTCTAATCTGTTTGTCTCAGATTAAGCGAAAACCCATATTAAATCCTAACATTGGTGAGCCTATTTTAAAAAGCTTAAAAGAGGGAATTCAATTTGTACGCAATAGCAAAGCGGTTTTAGGAGCGTTAAGTTTAGATATGGTGGCCGTACTTTTTGGAGGGGCAGTTGCTTTACTTCCTATTTATGCGCAGGATGTTTTAAAAGTGGGTCCAGAAGGTTTTGGAATTTTACGTGCGGCTCCTGCCGTGGGAGCACTTATAACTATGTTTACTTCGGCATATTTTCCATTGTATAAAAAAGCTGGCTTAAAATTATTAGCTGCGATTTTTGGTTTTGGGGTTTGTATAATCGTATTTGGTTTATCTACAACATTCTGGCTCTCTGTGGCTGCCTTATTTATGAGTGGTGTTACCGATGGTATTTCTATGATTATACGGCAAACCATTTTACAACTTAGAACTCCAGACTCGATGCGGGGACGGGTAGCTTCAGTAAACTCTATGTTTGTGGGTAGTTCTAATGAACTGGGAGCTTTTGAAAGCGGTCTTACGGCAAAACTAATGGGAACGGTAACTGCTGTAGTCTTTGGAGGAAGTATGACGCTAATTACAGTTGTTTTTACAGGGATTATTTCACCTAAATTTAGAAAATTAGACCTTCGGAAAGATCTGCAAGAACACGATACCCAAAATTAA
- a CDS encoding ferritin-like domain-containing protein, translated as MESDKQITHNELTESLQSLLVKNYDAEKDFIRAMQHLEHPALRGFMQRQAAKRSSFATELDHELHNLNETPKTSGTIVADLHRTWIELKNSILEADVSTVLEECLRGEKNSAHEYETVLQSHEFPQHLRTVINNQLSKIYRTIEDLQQLEDITKLQ; from the coding sequence ATGGAATCTGACAAGCAAATAACTCACAACGAACTAACCGAAAGTTTACAAAGTTTATTAGTTAAAAATTATGATGCTGAAAAGGATTTTATTAGAGCTATGCAGCATTTAGAACACCCGGCTCTAAGAGGGTTTATGCAACGTCAGGCAGCTAAACGAAGTAGTTTTGCAACTGAATTAGATCACGAATTACATAACCTTAATGAAACTCCAAAAACCAGCGGTACTATCGTAGCAGATTTACACCGTACCTGGATTGAATTAAAAAACTCTATACTGGAAGCTGACGTTTCTACAGTTCTCGAAGAATGCTTAAGAGGTGAAAAAAATAGTGCACACGAGTATGAGACTGTTTTACAATCTCATGAATTCCCTCAGCATTTACGCACTGTAATTAACAATCAACTCTCAAAAATTTACCGAACAATCGAAGATTTACAGCAGTTGGAAGATATTACAAAACTGCAGTAA
- a CDS encoding DUF2461 domain-containing protein, which produces MSKTVPEAYFNFLKELKENNNKEWMDAHKNTYLKLEKEFKAFCASTKDRLNTLDQIERAKVFRINRDVRFSKNKMPYKTNRSVIFSREGVQRRGSYYFQMAPGNSFMGGGFFSPESPDLLRIRKEFELDAAPIRTILKQPHFNKAFNGFNTEDQVKTAPKGFSKEDPNIDLIRNKNFFVNHAFTDEEVLAEDFQENLIIHFKLLLPFFDYMSEVLTTDLNGESVL; this is translated from the coding sequence ATGTCAAAAACAGTACCCGAAGCTTATTTTAATTTTCTTAAAGAATTAAAAGAAAACAACAATAAGGAGTGGATGGATGCTCACAAAAACACGTACTTAAAACTTGAAAAAGAGTTTAAAGCATTTTGCGCTTCTACAAAAGATAGATTAAATACATTGGATCAAATAGAACGTGCAAAAGTCTTTAGAATTAATAGAGACGTACGTTTTAGTAAAAATAAAATGCCTTATAAGACAAATCGAAGTGTTATTTTCAGTAGGGAAGGAGTGCAACGTCGAGGCAGTTATTATTTTCAAATGGCACCCGGAAATAGTTTTATGGGAGGCGGTTTTTTTAGTCCGGAATCTCCAGATTTATTGCGCATACGCAAAGAGTTTGAATTAGATGCAGCGCCCATACGTACAATTTTAAAACAGCCTCATTTCAATAAAGCATTTAATGGTTTTAATACCGAAGATCAGGTTAAAACGGCTCCAAAAGGTTTTAGTAAAGAAGATCCTAATATCGACCTAATTCGCAATAAAAATTTCTTTGTGAATCATGCATTCACAGATGAAGAAGTTTTAGCCGAAGATTTTCAGGAAAACCTAATTATTCATTTCAAATTATTGCTTCCGTTTTTTGATTATATGAGTGAAGTATTAACCACAGATTTAAATGGAGAAAGTGTGTTGTAA
- a CDS encoding ArsR/SmtB family transcription factor, which produces MGLTKEILFTEYQNEMALYAKALAHPARIAILQELFKSKTCICGDLVNQLGLAQPTISQHLKELKKVNLIKGTIEGVRVCYCLNQETLQLFSEKFKGLFELNEINEQSDCC; this is translated from the coding sequence ATGGGACTTACAAAAGAAATTTTATTTACTGAATATCAAAATGAGATGGCGCTGTATGCAAAAGCGCTTGCGCACCCGGCACGTATTGCCATTCTTCAGGAACTTTTTAAATCTAAGACCTGTATTTGTGGTGATCTGGTAAATCAATTAGGACTTGCCCAACCTACTATATCACAACATTTAAAAGAACTTAAAAAGGTAAATCTTATTAAAGGAACAATAGAAGGGGTGCGTGTTTGTTACTGTTTAAATCAAGAAACTTTACAATTATTCTCTGAAAAGTTTAAAGGTTTATTTGAACTGAATGAAATTAATGAGCAATCTGATTGCTGCTAA